Proteins co-encoded in one Candidatus Tectomicrobia bacterium genomic window:
- a CDS encoding adenylyltransferase/cytidyltransferase family protein — protein MRGAQDSCAGKLRTLEALRAETERLKAEGKRVVFANGCFDILHVGHVRYLREARALGDALVVAVNSDASARRLKGEGRPFTPEADRLELLACLEPVDYLLLFDETDVSRLLLALKPHVHAKGTDYTAETVPERETVRSYGGEVAICGDPMDRSSTGIAARLGGRPLR, from the coding sequence AGCTCCGGACGCTTGAGGCGCTCCGGGCGGAGACGGAGCGGCTGAAGGCGGAGGGCAAGCGGGTCGTCTTCGCGAACGGCTGCTTCGACATCCTCCACGTGGGGCACGTGCGCTACCTACGGGAGGCCCGGGCGCTCGGGGACGCGCTGGTGGTGGCCGTGAACAGCGACGCCTCGGCCCGCAGGCTCAAGGGGGAGGGCAGGCCCTTCACGCCGGAGGCCGATCGGCTGGAGCTGCTCGCCTGCCTGGAGCCGGTGGACTATCTCCTGCTCTTCGACGAGACGGACGTCTCGCGCCTCCTTCTCGCCCTCAAGCCCCACGTCCACGCCAAGGGAACCGACTACACCGCCGAGACCGTGCCCGAGCGGGAGACGGTGCGGAGCTACGGGGGGGAGGTGGCCATCTGCGGGGACCCCATGGACCGTTCCTCGACCGGCATCGCCGCGCGCCTGGGGGGACGCCCCCTCCGATGA